The Sulfurospirillum diekertiae genomic sequence TCTTTATAATCTGCATATCATTGCTACCAATACCGAAAAATTAGCAGCAACTACCGAAGCGATGATGCAAGAAGGTTACGTTAAAAAGGTCGATCTTTTAGAAGTCCAAAGCAAACAAGCGGATGTTGAACGTCTCATTCACCAAGCTGAAGCCAATAGAACACTGTTATACTACTTTATTTCATACTTAGTGGGCGAATCTGTAACTGCCATTCAAGGAAAGTATGAAGAGGCTGAAACGCTTTTGAGCTCTGATGAGCGCGTGTTGAATGATAATCTTGCTATTAAAAAAGCAGCACAAGGTGTGGAAATTTCTAAGATGAATATTGCTTTGCAAGAGAGCACTTTTTTACCACAAGTGGGAGCTTTTGCCAATTACGGTAGCAGCGATGAAAAACTGATGAATGATTTTTCAAAAAATGATGCTTATACCGTAGGGTTGCAAGTGAAGTGGAATGTTTTTAATGGTGGAACGGATAAAAACAGTTTAGAAAAAGCACGCGTGGAGCATCTTAAGGCTTCTCAACAGCTTCAACTAGCTAAAAATAGTATCGCCTTATCGTTCAAGCAAATTCAAACGCACATTCAAAGCCATGAATACGAAATACAAAGCTTAAAAAAAGAGGTGGAATTAGCACATCTGATTTATGAAAATTATGCGGGAAGATATGCTGAAAAAATGAGTTCTATCAACGAGGTTTTGATGAAACAATCCGAAGAATTGACCAAAGTGCTCAGGCTGAAAGAGGTGCAAAATGCACGCAATGAAAAGATCTTTGAGCTTCAAAAACTAGCCAGTAAGGAAATACAGTGAAATCTTTACATGTAAAGAGTGTCTTACTCTGTTTTATGATGAGTGCGGCGCTTCATGCCACAAGTCTAACCCTCAGCGGTAGCGTTATATCGGAGAATCAAAAGAGTCTCTCTAGCCGTTATATGGGCTATGTCAAGCGTGTGTATGTCAACGAAGGTGATGTGGTGAAAAAAGGGACACTGTTGTACAGCATTGACTCTAAAGAGGTGGACACAGCACGGGAGCAAAGTGATCTTGCTATTGCGCAAGCGGAGCTTTCGTTATCGACGGTTGAAAATCAGTATGCCAATGCCAAACTCAATTTAGAGCGCTATGAGCGTTTACTGGCAAAAGATATGGTGTCTAAGTATGAAGTGGAAAACTTGGAGCTTGCTACGACAAATCTTAAGGCAACCGTAGAGATTGCTCGAAAACAGGTCTCTTCTGCCAAGCAAAAACGCCAAGAGGTACAAAACCAGTACCAGTACCTTAACATCAAAGCACCCAATGACAGTGTGGTGATTGAAAAGCATATCAAAGAGGGCGAGATGGCACTTTCAGGCGTGACCACCGTAGTGCTTGCTGATTTGAGTGCGCTCAAAGTCACAACGGAGATTGCAGAGAGCTACTTGGGTCGTGTGAAAGTAGGGGATATCGCGCGTGTGGAAGTTCCGTCCATTGGGTGTATTAGTGAAGGAAAAATCGAAGCAATTATTCCTAGTTCCAACCCTATGGCGCACACATTTAAGATGAAACTCTCTTTTACATGTAAAGATGCCAAAGCGTACCCAGGAATGTATGCTGTGGTGAGCGTCGGTGAGTAGTGATCATGAGTAAATACAAAGAAAAATACTTAGCAGGCTATTTAGCACGCCTCTTTTTACGTAATCCTCTGACGATGATTTTAGGGATCGCACTCATCTCTTTAGGAGTCGTGGCGCTCTCTTTAATGCCTCGGGAAGAAGATCCTCAGATTTCAATTAGTGGCGGTGTGGTGATTGTCTCCATGCCAGGGGCCAGTGCTGCTGAAATTGAACAGATGGTTGTGCGTCCACTGGAGAGACGCATTAAAGAGATCAAAGGTGTGGAGCATATTTACGGAGTTGCGAGCGATAATGTGGGCATTGTGAATGTCATGTATTACATTGGCGAAAACCGAGAAGCTTCGAATCTCAAGCTCTACGATAAAGTAATGCAAAACATGGATCAAATGCCTGAAGGTGCGACAACACCGCTTGTCAGACCTTTTGATATTGACATTGATATACCGATTCTCTCTATTGCCTTTTATGCTAAAACAGCGCAAAGTGTCGATAATGTTGCACTCTATAAGCGTGTTGATGCGTTTCGCAATTCACTTGGCAATGTCCCTAATGTCGCTAAAACAGAGATCAAAGGGGAGCATAAAGAGCAGTTTAATATTGAGATTGACCTCTCTCGACTTGCGGGGTATCATCTCTCGTTAGATCAAATAACGGCTTCCTTAAAATCACTGACCGCTTCTTCTCCTGAAGTAAAAAATCGCACACAGGAAGGAAAGCTGGTCGTTTTTGGTGTTAAAAATGCATTGGAAAATATCAAAGATATTCAAAATCTGATCGTTGCCAATTATGGCGGTTCTGTGGTGTATCTAAAAGATATTGCTACCGTTCATTTAGGCGATGACATTCAAAACAAAAAGAGTGCGCAGATCAGTTACAAGCAAGGTGAGAGTTTTACACCACTGCAAGATCAAGTCACGCTGAGTGTCTCCAAGCTGAAAGGCTCTAATGCTGTGGTTATTGCCGATGATGTGGTAAAACGACTTGAAGCAAGTAAAGGGGCATTGGCAAAAGAGGGGATTGGGTATAGTGTGACGCGAAATTATGGCGAGCGTGCCAATGAAGCGGTCAATGAACTGGTCTTTCACCTGCTTATCTCTATTGTTATTATCGCGCTTTTACTGATTTTTATTTTAGGTTGGAGGGAAGGGCTCATTGTGACGCTTACTGTCCCTGCTATTTTGGCAATTACTATTTTTATCGCGTATATGAGTGGTCAAACGATTAACCGTATCACCTTGTTTGCCTTTTTGCTGAGCCTTGGACTTTTGGTCGATGATGCCATTGTTGTCATCGAAAATATTCATCGTCATCTGCACAGTAAGGATGCCCATGATAAAGAGATGGATGAACTGCTCATTGAAGCGACCGATGAGATTGGAGCTCCAACTAACTTGGCGACAATAGCGATCATTTTAACGATGGTTCCAATGGCATTCGTAGGGCAAATGATGGGTGAATTTATGAAACCGATACCGCTGAATGTACCCGTAGCGATGCTGGCTTCGCTTTTGATCGCCTATATCTTCACACCATTTTTAGCCAAGAAATTCTTAAAAAAACCAACGCATACCAAAGGAGAGAATGATGCAGAAATTTGAGCAGTTTATTCACTCTATTTTGGTAGAAGAACGTAAAAAAAAGCTGGTCTTACTTTTCACGCTCCTCGCCTTTTTAGCAGCAGTGATGATGTTTCCCACAAAAATTGTTCTAGCCAAAATGTTGCCGGGCAAAAGTACCAATACGTTTTCGATCTATATTGATCTTCCCAATGGAAGTTCTTATCAAGAGACAAATGCCGTGAATACATGTGTGGTTAGCATCTTACAAAAAGAAAAAGAAGTTGAGAATATTGAAGTCTTTAATGGCATGGGTTCTCCTTTGGATTACGCAGGATTGGTAAAAGGCTCTGGGCTGAAGAGTGGCGAATACGTGAGTGAAATCGTGGTCAATCTCAGCGATTTGCATAAGCGTGATGAACGCTCTTTTGCAATGGTGCATCGCCTGCGCCCTATTATCCAAAAAAGCTGTGAAACTTTAGTCGCTCAGACCTCAATTAAAATGGTGGAACAACCTGCGGGTCCTCCAACAATGGCAGCACTGGTCGTCGAACTGTATGGCGATAATGCGTCAGCGTTGAATGCACTTGGACAAAGAATCAAACAGATATTGTCTCAAACGAAAGACCTTGTGGATGTCGATATGCTGGCCGATAAACTTTTCGATAAGTATAGTCTCGTCCCCGATAAAGAAAAAGTGATTCGTTCTCATTTAAGTCTTGCGCAGATTAACGAGCTATTATATTTGAGCTTTGAAGGAGTACAT encodes the following:
- a CDS encoding TolC family protein — translated: MSSCFAHEGLSLENAIAKVKANNQEIAIAKFDEHIKTLEHQAAVGQNYGSVDLSQVAVRSNDALNIFGYKLQSRQATFADFGFADFVKNPSDPNVLKIMPNDLNNPADRNHFQTKIEYTLPLYTGGKLEQYGKITKALQEMSTLDLEALTLEKIYELKKSFFAISLLDNHLYNLHIIATNTEKLAATTEAMMQEGYVKKVDLLEVQSKQADVERLIHQAEANRTLLYYFISYLVGESVTAIQGKYEEAETLLSSDERVLNDNLAIKKAAQGVEISKMNIALQESTFLPQVGAFANYGSSDEKLMNDFSKNDAYTVGLQVKWNVFNGGTDKNSLEKARVEHLKASQQLQLAKNSIALSFKQIQTHIQSHEYEIQSLKKEVELAHLIYENYAGRYAEKMSSINEVLMKQSEELTKVLRLKEVQNARNEKIFELQKLASKEIQ
- a CDS encoding efflux RND transporter permease subunit, yielding MSKYKEKYLAGYLARLFLRNPLTMILGIALISLGVVALSLMPREEDPQISISGGVVIVSMPGASAAEIEQMVVRPLERRIKEIKGVEHIYGVASDNVGIVNVMYYIGENREASNLKLYDKVMQNMDQMPEGATTPLVRPFDIDIDIPILSIAFYAKTAQSVDNVALYKRVDAFRNSLGNVPNVAKTEIKGEHKEQFNIEIDLSRLAGYHLSLDQITASLKSLTASSPEVKNRTQEGKLVVFGVKNALENIKDIQNLIVANYGGSVVYLKDIATVHLGDDIQNKKSAQISYKQGESFTPLQDQVTLSVSKLKGSNAVVIADDVVKRLEASKGALAKEGIGYSVTRNYGERANEAVNELVFHLLISIVIIALLLIFILGWREGLIVTLTVPAILAITIFIAYMSGQTINRITLFAFLLSLGLLVDDAIVVIENIHRHLHSKDAHDKEMDELLIEATDEIGAPTNLATIAIILTMVPMAFVGQMMGEFMKPIPLNVPVAMLASLLIAYIFTPFLAKKFLKKPTHTKGENDAEI
- a CDS encoding efflux RND transporter periplasmic adaptor subunit — its product is MKSLHVKSVLLCFMMSAALHATSLTLSGSVISENQKSLSSRYMGYVKRVYVNEGDVVKKGTLLYSIDSKEVDTAREQSDLAIAQAELSLSTVENQYANAKLNLERYERLLAKDMVSKYEVENLELATTNLKATVEIARKQVSSAKQKRQEVQNQYQYLNIKAPNDSVVIEKHIKEGEMALSGVTTVVLADLSALKVTTEIAESYLGRVKVGDIARVEVPSIGCISEGKIEAIIPSSNPMAHTFKMKLSFTCKDAKAYPGMYAVVSVGE